One Mycolicibacterium goodii genomic region harbors:
- a CDS encoding LacI family DNA-binding transcriptional regulator, with amino-acid sequence MGKSKQPTLQSIADDLGLHVSTVARVLNGMREGERAASGATADRIRKRAAEVNYRPNPHAASLRTRRTNLVGVLVPRLTDVVLATVYEGIESAAADRGLTAFVANTQDETDRQRNRIEMMLDRRVDGLILGDARSDDHTVLEELTRREVPFVLVNRSVAEYPAATCDNYLGGRLAAEHLLALGHRRVGVIAGLAHASTGIDRPAGFVDRFREAGIEVPDEHIVYSGLDSQGGHFAADRMLDGDAPPTAMFAVNDFAAIGAAGAIRNRGLRVGHDVSLIGFNNIALTAEMHVPLTSIESHAFDMGRDALELLADTLAGAAPAQRRTKPVLVARESTCAAQGSALA; translated from the coding sequence GTGGGCAAGTCGAAGCAACCGACACTCCAGTCGATCGCCGACGATCTCGGTCTGCACGTCTCGACCGTCGCGCGCGTGCTCAACGGCATGCGCGAGGGTGAGCGTGCGGCGTCGGGTGCCACCGCCGATCGGATCCGCAAGCGCGCGGCCGAGGTGAACTACCGGCCCAACCCGCACGCCGCGAGCCTGCGGACCCGGCGCACCAACCTGGTGGGCGTTCTCGTGCCTAGGCTCACCGACGTCGTGCTGGCCACGGTCTACGAGGGCATCGAATCCGCTGCCGCGGACCGCGGTCTGACGGCGTTCGTCGCGAACACCCAGGACGAAACCGACCGTCAGCGCAACCGGATCGAGATGATGCTGGACCGCCGGGTGGACGGGTTGATCCTTGGTGACGCGCGTTCCGACGACCACACAGTGCTCGAAGAACTGACCCGGCGCGAGGTGCCGTTCGTGTTGGTCAACCGCAGCGTCGCCGAGTACCCGGCGGCGACCTGTGACAACTACCTCGGCGGCCGACTGGCTGCCGAACACCTTCTGGCCCTTGGCCATCGCCGCGTCGGCGTCATCGCCGGGCTCGCGCATGCGAGCACCGGCATCGACCGGCCCGCGGGTTTCGTGGACCGCTTCCGCGAGGCCGGAATCGAGGTGCCTGACGAGCACATCGTGTACTCCGGGCTGGACAGTCAGGGCGGCCACTTCGCGGCCGACCGGATGCTGGACGGCGACGCACCGCCGACCGCGATGTTCGCCGTCAACGACTTCGCCGCGATCGGTGCGGCAGGTGCGATCCGCAATCGCGGTCTGCGGGTGGGTCACGACGTCTCCCTGATCGGCTTCAACAACATCGCCCTGACCGCCGAGATGCACGTGCCCCTGACCTCGATCGAATCGCACGCCTTCGATATGGGGCGCGACGCCCTGGAATTGCTCGCCGACACGCTGGCGGGTGCGGCACCCGCGCAGCGACGCACGAAACCTGTTCTGGT